cttttttcaattactaTTCTTTTCCCAATTTATTGAatcttatcatcatcatcatcatcatcatcaatattttagggtttttattcTCTTATGGATATTTTAAGTTACGAATCAGGAAGTTTAGCTTTGGGTTGATTGAAGAGTCAAAACTTACTATCTTTGCTAATTTGGAGTGTTTTGGTAATTTTTGTTGATGagtttgctattttttttttaacctttTGATGTGACGATGATAAGTAGGTATATGATTGTTGACTAGATTTGAATGCAATGAATTTGCAGCTGATTACAAGAACGAAGCAGAGGTTGGAGTGGCGCTTAAAGAGGCCTTTACTAGTGGTCTTGTTAAGAGGGAGGACCTTTTCATTACCACCAAGGTCACTTTCACCTTCTCAACAAATCAAtatgcctttttttttttcactagtAATGGTGATTTCTGAGAATTGCATAGTGACTGTATTTCCCTTGGGAATTCAATTTGACTTCAGCTTTGGAATTCTGATCATGGACATGTTATTGAGGCCTGCAAGGACAGTCTCAAGAAGCTTCAATTGGATTATCTAGATTTGTATCTGGTTCACTTCCCTGTTGCTACAAGGCACACTGGTATACcagtttttttgtatttatccCCCTTTTTTTGGCCTATAAATAGTTAGAGTGGACTCCCTAAACTCATTTCCCATTAATttgaaattacaaatttttccCGCACCATTCAGGAAAAGGTAATAAAATCCATTGCTTGTATGGGAGGGTTGTATGtcccttttttttcctttatttattttaatggcGACGGGCAAACTTATCTGATAAGGAAGTGGTTTATCTGGTATGTCTCTATAAATGTATATTAGAAGTGTGAAATGAAGATTGGAATCAGTGTTATTCAGCTGCAGAGTGCAGTATATACACATGTACATGAACTCATGAAGCAACACCCTCAGTAACCGAATGGTGCTGAGTCAGTAGAAAcagaaaaatgaaaactaattTCCTAATTAACTTGACACTACTAACTAACTGAACATCACTCTACACGTGATTAATTAACTTAATAGCTATTTACAACTCTAATAATATATTCATTCAGATTATGTTGTTTGAGATTGTAAGAAGCAAATGCAAGCATATTTGTGCCATCTCATTCATGTGTGTGATATTTAACATGCATGCAGGTGTTGGTACAACTGATAGTGCTTTGGGTGAGGATGGGGTGTTGGACATAGATACCACTATATCCCTGGAAACTACCTGGCGTGCTATGGAAGATCTTGTTTCGATGGGCTTGGTTCGTAGCATTGGAATCAGGTTTCACTGTTGTTGGTTGCCTggttaattttttgatatttctACTAGCAATTTACTTGAGAAATTGATCATTCTATTCATGCAAAATAGAACATGATGAAGAGTTTTTCTTGCAGCAATTATGATATCTTCTTAACTAGAGATTGTTTAGCATATTCCAAGATAAAGCCTGCTGTGAATCAGATTGAAACCCACCCATACTTCCAGCGTGATTCGCTTGTCAAGTTTTGCCAGAAGCACGGGGTTTGTGTCACAGCCCATACTCCTCTTGGAGGTGCTGCGGCTAATACAGAATGGTTTGGTACAGTTTCATGTTTAGATGACCAAGTTCTAAAGGTAAGTTATCAATTCTAGTTTCCAAACACCAAAAGCCTGGCATCATTTATTCAAAACCACTCGTTGGATCTCTACGAAGCAAACTTGACCGATTTATTTACAATAGGACATGAAAGCATTGTTTAATCTATTTAGCAAAACTCACCTTATGAGACAAGAATTAGTTGTTTTGTTATTATAGTTGAAAGGATTTTTGGATACTGAATTAACGAATTAACCTGTGTGACTTTCAGGGTCTGgctgaaaaatacaaaaagtcTACTGCACAAATTGCTCTTCGTTGGGGCATTCAAAGGAACACTGTTGTCATTCCTAAATCATCGAAATTGGAAAGATTGAAAGAGAATTTCCAGGTGTTTGATTTTGAGCTATCTAAAGAGGACATGGAGCTCATCGGAAGTATGGACAAGAAATATAGAACTAACCAACCAGCCAGGTTTTGGGGAATCGATCTTTTTGCTTGAGTCTATGGTTCCCTTTTTTaggatctttctttcttttttgttggCATGTATGATCTTTAAAATACCCATATACATCACGGTTCTTGAATCTCTAGATTTGAATTATCATTAAACTTTGTAAAAGCCAATCTTTTTAAGCCCCATTAGATTTGCTTATCTGAACTATGCTTGGTGATGACTAAAAAATCATCTGAGGCAATAGGTGCCCTAAATAAGAATCCAGAAAATTTTAGTTGCTCAACTTGTTTATCCATTTGTTTACTTTACACCTTTCTGGAAATgttatatttgaaaaaaatttataaacgaATTTCGTATGTAGAAATCCcaataatattaaatacaaGCCTTCGTCTATAAACAAAATGTTCATACGCACAGGCACATCTATGAGAATTAACGAATTGCTTTACATCAATCTAACATGAAAAGCATCGTCTATTTGTCTCATAATCTCAGAGAATATATGGTATAACAGCAAACCGACTACTTGGATAATCTTCAAATTTCTGATGATACCACCTGTGTGTTTCCACTGCTGCAAATGACAGATTTGCCAGCTGAACCAAGTGAAAGAAACAtggcaaagaaaaaaaatcaactaaacattttttcccctttcaaGAATTAGAAAATCTTGCTAATctacaatttatatattaccACAAAAACAAATAGTAGCCATATGGTTAGATCGGATCCTCCAGTGGCAACCACAAAACTGCCGTATATAACCTTCATTATTGTCAAGCATTAGCCATATTCAACATGGGTCACATAATAGCATAAGGAAAACAGATATGTCTTGAATCTCGAAGCGAACcctaacaaaattattaaattcagACAAAGACATGACAAAAAGTTGAAAGACTGTTAAGATTTCAATGGCAAAAGTTTCAAGTGGATGCTACATACAAGAATCTTATGGCATCTTTGTTGATGAATCCAACCCCAAAAAAAAACAGCTGCGCCGATCCAATGCCTCCATCCAAGCCTGACGAGAGGATTTACAACTTGCCAAAGTTCTACCTCCACTGGTGGCATATGATCCTTGCCTACGACGATGAACTTGGTGACTAGATTTACTAGGAAGTAAAACACATCTAAGGCGCAATCAGCACACAGCGACAGTGGTGCTCCTAGGTAGAAGCTAGCTTCGTAAAACAAACAAACCAATCATTCCCATTTTAGTGTTTGCTTGTGTCCAATCAGTGAGTGATAAATAACAAGAATAGTAAAAGGAAATGCAGAATTCATTATTCATCTAAGAAACAGATTCTAAGGCTCTTCAACCTTGAAACTAGATTAAGATTTCAAATCAACGTGCAGCACTTCAAATCTACCTAGGAGTAGTTACATATATATGGAATTAACCATTCACAACTACAGGGTTCTGCTTGCTTTTCCCATACTTCTCTTAGACTTTCTCTTCTGTTTTAGTTTATCTTTTAGTTCGGTGCACAAGGTTTCCCGTCCAAACCTTCCGAAAAACTGTCACCATGGAGCATAAATCTGAATTCCATGTTGTCTCATTCATAAACTAGTAAACTACAAAGCTTTTTGCTAACTAGAACATTGCCATACCCATCCCCCAAAAAGTTTAAGGCAATTTATACACTATGATGTAGCAAACGCATAGCAGCTGAACAACAATTGAATCTTATGTATTAAAATGACAATATCCGtcataaataaatgtatttcgTAGCCTgtagaaaaaaatcaaatcaaagtaATTCAATAAGAACAAAGATTATCAGGGTAATGCACTATGATTTCAGATTAATAACAACAAATAGGCCTTTCACACACACATCACCACATTAGGAATATATAATAGtcaaaattattctaataaaaaagagaaagggaGTTCAAGGGAGGTAAATTAGAAAGATTATGAAATAAACTTACAACATTCCAGTGAGATAACCAAGGATGTGCATGCGGGCAGAGGGGCtatatttaaatacatatatggTTTCAAATAAGCGTCTCAACACTTGAGCTTCCattaacaaaagaagaaaaacagctTGCCAAACAGCATGCCTCTGAAACATTGTAGTTGAATCAGTTCTCAGAGCTGAGCCTCCGATCAAGTAGCTTGTAATGGTAGAGTATGCAGATGATTCCCTAACCGGTGGCACCACTGTGTATGCATAACACCAAGTTGCAACAAGCAAGAACGTTGTCCATATTGATGCAACAATATAGAAGTGCAAGAAGAATCTCTGAGGGAGCGTGAATTTCTGCAAAGTCAAATCAAATATATTGCAAAGTTTCAAACTTTCAAGCACCCCATTATTCCATGGATCATATATTCAAATCCATTTCAGTAAAAggcaaaaaaattatacaatggCAAtgataaaagtaataaaaatgaaaagggTATATAGGGGAAGGAAAGTGATATATTTACCTGGGAAGATGAGTGCATGATTTTTCCCCTTCTAGCAAAACCCAACAATATTGTATGGAAGAAGTTGAgtttgggaattgggattgaaGCGATGAGAATGGGAAGTGTACCAGCGATCCATGCTAGTCTCAGCAATTGAGCAAGGACCGTATGCATCTCCAACTCCATTATTataagatgatgatgatgatggaacCTTCAACAGAGAAACATAGTTATTTTTGTGAGTACTAGCTAGGTGACGGTTTGAAATGTTTGGAGGATTACATAAAGTGAAAGCGTAAAGTACAGGTTAAAGAAGATACGAGGAGTAAGCGGTGGAACTACCGAactaacaactttttttttttgtcagggaCCGGACAAATAACCTAGTCCAGACCCAAAAACCGAAACTCCAAGCCCCAACCCGACCCGGATTTCAAAGTGGCGTGCCAAAAAGGCAAAAACCAAGTTTAATCggtttaaaatgataaaattggttattaattgtaattgattataaaattattaaatcggttttaaaaataaaaatcgatttttgtatgtaaattttggtttttataaaaaaattggtttttttatacaatttttttttaaattgatttattttgaaactcgtttttcttttaaaaattggataaaaaaactatttttatacaagtcaattttaatttaaaactaaattttaacactttcaaaaattaattttaatttatataatattattttattgatgAATTAAAAGTCTAATTATATTATGGGTATTATAGAATTAATTGGTGTGATTTTAATACTTTTAATACGATATTATTTTATAGATTTACatatttagtttttgttttagttAACTGATTTTAGAATTTGGTTTTGTtaactaaaattcaaataaatatggttatagttttcaaaattattttaaaaaattaaatatttagaatagagtttaattttaatgcattgCTAGTGTAAAACATTTTATATAATCGTATANNNTgtcattatataattaaatgcgCATGTACTCACaatacaattaaattaaattgtttaaaatatagttataattttttttggtataaaAAACGTGGCTGAGGActtgagaaaaagtgaaaacaaaCTACACAACAACTTGACGGGGTAAGATAACCCCTCTGCTATCATCAACAATGATCTGAGCTAACTCTTAGTAATCCAAACCGGTTCTAAGACTCTTTTTAGACATTGAGTCAATAACTCTATTTCCTTCCTTATATGTGTGTGCACATTAAATCTGCCActtctttttttatcaattttattaagcTTCTCACCAAAAAATTTGAATGCTGTTCATTTCTTTTTCCCTTCCTCAAAATTTTCTCCAAAGCTTTTGAATCTACTTCTAAGATGACCTTTCGAAATCTCAGATTCCAGGCTGTCATTCCTTGAAATGCTCCCCAGACCTCCGCCTGAAAAGCTGAACACGTCCGTATGTTTATTAAAAAACCAGCAACCCACCTTCCAAATTCATCTCTACACAACCCTCCGCACCCAGTTTTTCCAGGATTCCCAACTGAGGCTCCATCTGAGTTTATCTTAATCCATCTTGAAGGAGGCGGCATCCAACTAATGTATtctttcctccttcttcttctgttgTTTGTAGAATTCATcacctattttaaaaaaaaaaaaaaaaaaaaaaaaaaaaaataaaataagtcttATAGCATTTTTGAGCTTCTGTTTGCAACTCAAAGCTATAGTTTAGTAAAATCTACAAGAAAATAATACTGAGCTTCCCAAACGGCAAAACCGAGCTAAACACACAATTTGTTGTACTTCAACGTTActattatttatctatgtttttggAGTTTTGTTTCAATCGCATATATATCTTAAGGTGATTTTTAAGATAGTAGATGGGTGTttgattgatatattttttgtggCGATTAAATcttcaataaattttattggatttgatggttttttttataggaaaaaaaaaattgtttgattGCGTCATTTTCAAATCCACCAACACACCGTGATAatagttataaatttttaatcgtTTAACTatattttagatttaaaatGTCCAACCCTAGGAGTAAAGATCTTTAGGATGCGTTTGTTTTTAAGAATAGAATAGGATAAGATACTGATGAACAGagatacaaaattttgtgttcttataTTCTGTCTAgtgataaattagaataaattataaaaatttaatttattctcatttttttcattcaaaaaatttgagatgaaaaatataacaataaaaaatataattatgaaaaattaataaaaataataaaaaaataaaaaataagttgtgttttTTGTTAGTGTGTCTGTATTTTTTCCTGTCAAAATGGGcataaaatacactaattcagtgttTCTAAATACATTATCTTTATCCATATCTCTTTTAacaaacataattttatatctTAGTATTCCTATTTTAGTGTCTTATCCTGTAAACAAACGGAGCCTTATATACAAGTCTTGGGTACATATGGTAGGAAGCCAACTGGATGTTATACTCGTAATTAGCAGNNNNNNNNNNNNNNNNNNNNNNNNNNNNNNNNNNNNNNNNNNNNNNNNNNNNNNNNNNNNNNNNNNNNNNNNNNNNNNNNNNNNNNNNNNNNNNNNNNNNNNNNNNNNNNNNNNNNNNNNNNNNNNNNNNNNNNNNNNNNNNNNNNNNNNCAAGACCCAAAAAATAGGTTCAATTTATGCcgcttaaaagaaaatatagaattacAATATCCAAAAACAAGAATTGACATTACCTAATTCCAACTTTGTTTtcgtataatattttttatatatatacatatatatatataactaatatttatcatttttactaattttatatttattattattataggtATTATATAAATCTCatctattattaaaaaatactatacaCTCTCATCCCATCAGTAAATTTAATAAGAAGATAGATAAAATGAATGATAATAAATAAGTGGAGAAAGATTGTAAATAACACAAGACGATTTATacacaatataattaaataaaatttatatataaacgATATTATGATTCATAATAGATGAGTTAAACTTTAAAGTAGTTTATAAAACTTatgaatttcactaatttagtCCATAACTTACCGATTGTACTGTTTACGTTtttgatattataaaaaatgcatCTAATTGGTCTTTCACCTTATTTCTAACCATTTAACCTTACCGGACAAGCCATGCTGGAGTATGTAATAGATAGCTAAGCtggcaattaaaaatattgagtaaagtatcgtttttgtctccaATGTTTGTGGTAAATCCTAAAGTTGTTCATAacatttcaatcgtcctatttaagtccctaacgtttcaaaattgactcaatattgttctgccgttagggatctgttaacagaattgatggcaggacaaaattgagacaattttgaaacgttaggaacttaaataggacgaaaacgttggggacaaaaacgatacatagaaataaattttaattttatccttcaataatatcaattttttactatacatagtattcaattattttttaatcacatctaagtaaattacacttaatcatgttactttcaattaattttttataattttactcttaaagatttttagttatcatgaaATGTTTGTAAAATAACTAGTATATAAATTTgcgaattaaaatttatttttatgtatcgtttttgtactcaatgttttcgtcctatttaagtccctaacgtttcaaaatcgtttcaattttgtccttccgtcaattctgttaacggatctctaacggcaggacaatattgagtcaattttgaaacgttagggacttaaataggacgattgaaacattagggacaactttaggacttaccccaaacgttggagacaaaaacaatactttactcaaAAATATTTGACTCAATGTGGTCCCTCTACCTATTTTTAACCCTAATTTTAGCCACATTTCTCTatagtttttcttcttcttctctttgttCACCAACCTTCTCTTTGTTCACCAAAATTCTTATTCCTcgtcttctttgttgtttttgtttaaaACTAAAAGTTGAATCATGATTGAAAGTGTGAGTCAAGGTCAAAGAAGCTCTATACAATCAACATTGAGAACTCCAAGTCGAAGTAGAGGTTCACGAGTGCTAGAGCATTGTGGGTGTAGCTGCTGCCCCGTGCTTCGGTAGTCTGGAACAGATACTAACCCAAATAAGCCATTTTTTGGTTGTCTCAATTACAGtgtgaatttttgcttaaaaatgGCTGTTAAGTGCTTATATGTTCATAACTCCTAACCCTACTTCATGCAGATTAGGGACAAAACatggtgtgattttttttttctggacTGATGATGTAGAAtgaaaagcataaaaaaaatctatccaCTACATCCTTACCTCCATACAACTCGGTTTTGCGAAGAATCCTTTCTCCTTCCCTCAGAGTACACAAAGCTCAGAGTGAGAGCAAACTCCATCCCGCCAAATAATTTCACCATTTAAACACTAGACAACATTTATAGAGGACTTCATATCACTGAGTATTTAacttcagaagaagaagatcacAAACTTTAGGGTTTCAAACTTTTAACTCACTAAATTTGTCAAACAACGTCGTTCCAAGGACGTTCTAGCGCCAAAATCTGTGCGGCATTATTTTATGGTGTACGTTGTGGCACTCATTTGCCATGTTACTACCGGCAGTAAGGTTAAATGGCCGAAAATAGGGTAAGAGAGCAACTAAGTACATTTTCTTACAATGTTGAGGACGTAAAAAGTGCAATTGGTAAGTCGAGGACTAAATCGGTGTAATTTGTGAATCTCAGATATTATTTTGGAGTTTCACTCCATAATAGAtacaatcatttttttattgttataagCAACCCCCAATTTTACACAGCTCTGCACGCTCACACGAGTTGATACTCACAATGAGAGGAAACACCTTCAACGAGAACAAGATCTCACCAAATATGGAAAAAATTCGATCACCATAAATGGTGTTACATTTTTTCAATACACCACATCTCGTACTACATAATCGAGACTTCACGGTTGTCTCAAATATAATACACttaatcttaatttttatatctcttTAATTCTTTTGACTTAAGTGTTGGAATATTTTTACAAGTATCATCTCCAtttttgtggttgaaaatttcacCATTGATTACACTTGTTATATTATTTGTCTCATTCTCATCTCATccattcaattaaatttttactgcATGTTTATTTATGTAGCTGTTTCTATCTAGtcgaataaaattttattctcgatgttgtattattattacaaatgaataaaatatcgtttttgtctccaacgtttggggtaagtcttatttgtgtccctaacatttaaattatcctatttgtatctctaacgtttataaaagtgattcaagtTATCCTACCGTCAATTATACTAACagatcaaattatatttttcaattattctcacttggACATATTCATTCTCAAGTAGGTCTTATTTGGATGTGGTCGATTTCAATATTGTACCCACTATTTGTGTTCAGGTTCAATTATGTatctaaaaaagtaaattatgtaaatattgtagaaattagtttcaacttttaaTGAGCTATTATCTAGAAGAGATCGTCGATTCTGTCCCAaacatttgtattctaacttcaaAAAAAGATTTTTAGAACTCTAACTAAAGTTCATAATGTGTAATTAACAGCagaataacattgaatcacttttacaaatgttagggatacaaataagACGATTTAAATAAAACTTACCTCAAATATTTAGgataaaaacgatactttattctattacaaatatttaataaataaataaaagtaaattttacCTATTAATCCATTGATTATTCAAAATATGAAAACCTTTCACTCTATGCTGCACTACTTGTGATTCTAACAATGGAGATATCAGAGCAGATCTAAGAAGCAAATAAAGTAGGATATTTAAGAAGCAAATAAAGTAGGATCTCGTTTTTCAGAAGAACATGGATGGTGAAGGCTATAATTGCATGGCCCAAGCTTGGCTCTTCTTTTGATTTGATAAAGTGGATAAGAAtccattttataatttttaattattttttcatttctctAGCCATCAGTCCATCACGTTCGTTTTAGTAGTTGATGCACGGTTATTATTGTTACAATTATTCAGAAACCATGCCCCATAGTGCTAGGGAAAGTAATACAAGTCAAAACTGTGGAGCCTATGTGTCACGTCTAGGTCAGTCAAAATGCGCTAAATTCATGGCTCAATCTGGTTATCCATTTAAATAGGTagactttatttttaaaattaagtccGTTTAAATTTTGAGTTTAACGGCTTAGCCTAattaacctaaaaaaaatgatgGGTTATCAATAGCCTAAACAGGTGGtccgtttattttttttacatttttttcaaaagcaTTACTCATTTACTCttagtcaatattttttttcgatCTAATTCAAAAATCCGACTcatcaactaaaaaaatattttttttaaaaaaaatttaacctaaaagtaatattttttgtcaaaatatttttcaaaaaataaaattaaatgataaacgGATTGGACTGTTTAACCCATCAAACTAACCATAAACGATCCGAACTAAAAAATTCTGGCTCGCAAATAAAACAGACTTAAACGGACAGCCCATTTAACCCACGAATATAACGAGCCGGATTTAAATGAGTCGGACTAACCCGTTTGACAGCCCTAGTCACATCCCAAagcaaaattataattataatttagatcacgcaaagaaaaattattctcCCTTTtcgtaataataattattatgtgATGCCAATACGTTTTTAATATAAGTCTTTGTATTTCactttattgaaaataaaattcttcctttttcttttttatgtatACAAGAATTTTTCTGTGGACCATACAGTATAAGTTAAGCTGATAATTTCAAAGATTGAATGAATTGAAGGACCATGCAACAAATCGCGCAAAGATATAATATTATCGTCAAGGGTTGCAAATCAGCACCCTTCAATATGCCACGATTTATGGTAACCCTAGGGTCCACTATATATCCCTaacttatattaatatattttttttttcttttccaataAAAAGTTTGTCTAATCGATATCAGATCATACATAGCCGATTCTTGTGTTCCTATAATGTTGTAATGTAACTATATAGTGTATATCAACCTCTCATATAATATTAGCCATTTTAAGTTTATAATCGAacattcttttataaaattctttttatattgattatgcacattaaattattttctttatgttgATTTTCTGTCATTCTCATAGAATAATTtgttgatattttattatttgttctaTCTTAAGTCTATTATTTTGTTGATACTTGATTAGTCACCAACAATACCAAATTCATCACATTTTTCTAGTTCTATCTATATTTCAGTCTCGAATTTCAGCAGTTTTATTTGTTCTTTCTAAGTCTGTTTACATCATGGGTTTTTGACattttatagttttaattatttgtaCTTTTTGTAATTTCATCTGCATTTTAAGTTcttataattttcttattttattttttaataagttaTAAATTTAAGTTGCTGTTAGgattcaaagaaaaatattagaatatatatatatatatatattttgaatattgTACATTAATATAGTATTTAGATCTATCTCATTGAATTTTTGTTTACAATTTATATTGATATTAATAAgttgattttataattataattagtgttacaatgggtaaccggagattaatgggtTGGACAAGTTTGGTTGGTCCAAATCGTTTGAACGATGAA
The genomic region above belongs to Arachis duranensis cultivar V14167 chromosome 3, aradu.V14167.gnm2.J7QH, whole genome shotgun sequence and contains:
- the LOC107476614 gene encoding NADP-dependent D-sorbitol-6-phosphate dehydrogenase, coding for MAITLNSGFKMPIIGLGVWRMESQQVKDLIHNSIKIGYRHFDCAADYKNEAEVGVALKEAFTSGLVKREDLFITTKLWNSDHGHVIEACKDSLKKLQLDYLDLYLVHFPVATRHTGVGTTDSALGEDGVLDIDTTISLETTWRAMEDLVSMGLVRSIGISNYDIFLTRDCLAYSKIKPAVNQIETHPYFQRDSLVKFCQKHGVCVTAHTPLGGAAANTEWFGTVSCLDDQVLKGLAEKYKKSTAQIALRWGIQRNTVVIPKSSKLERLKENFQVFDFELSKEDMELIGSMDKKYRTNQPARFWGIDLFA
- the LOC107477024 gene encoding polyprenol reductase 2 — its product is MELEMHTVLAQLLRLAWIAGTLPILIASIPIPKLNFFHTILLGFARRGKIMHSSSQKFTLPQRFFLHFYIVASIWTTFLLVATWCYAYTVVPPVRESSAYSTITSYLIGGSALRTDSTTMFQRHAVWQAVFLLLLMEAQVLRRLFETIYVFKYSPSARMHILGYLTGMFFYLGAPLSLCADCALDVFYFLVNLVTKFIVVGKDHMPPVEVELWQVVNPLVRLGWRHWIGAAVFFWGWIHQQRCHKILGSLRDSRHICFPYAIM